One Deinococcus multiflagellatus DNA window includes the following coding sequences:
- a CDS encoding VOC family protein, with product MNWTLEVVVVPVSDVARSVAFYAGGLGFAVDHDTVLGGGWCSSPRPVQAARWCWATA from the coding sequence ATGAACTGGACCCTGGAAGTCGTGGTGGTGCCGGTCAGTGACGTGGCGCGGTCGGTGGCCTTTTACGCCGGGGGCCTGGGGTTCGCCGTGGATCACGACACGGTGCTGGGCGGTGGCTGGTGCAGCTCACCCCGCCCGGTTCAGGCTGCTCGGTGGTGCTGGGCGACGGCCTGA
- a CDS encoding VOC family protein, translated as MQLTPPGSGCSVVLGDGLSPMAPGTLQGLQLVVNDVRAAHAELRSRGVAVSDVQVLGPQGPRPATAADDLNHVGFIFLKDPDGNGWAVQQITARP; from the coding sequence GTGCAGCTCACCCCGCCCGGTTCAGGCTGCTCGGTGGTGCTGGGCGACGGCCTGAGCCCTATGGCCCCGGGCACCCTTCAGGGGCTGCAACTCGTGGTGAACGATGTGCGGGCCGCCCACGCCGAGCTGCGTTCACGGGGCGTGGCGGTCAGCGACGTGCAGGTGCTGGGCCCGCAGGGGCCCCGGCCCGCCACCGCCGCCGACGACCTGAACCATGTGGGCTTCATTTTTTTGAAGGACCCCGACGGGAACGGCTGGGCGGTGCAGCAGATCACCGCCCGGCCCTGA
- a CDS encoding VOC family protein produces the protein MSQLVPALMSEGRAAEARVLSFSLFPGARELARQDSGPDGPGAPGTIMTAEVELAGQRLRMADSPVAHALTFTPFLSLFVDGLTAADFGRVFTGLSEAGEVLMPTGNDGFSTHFAWRNDRFGASWPLNVP, from the coding sequence ATGTCCCAGCTTGTTCCCGCCCTGATGTCTGAAGGCCGCGCCGCCGAGGCGCGGGTGCTCTCCTTCTCGCTGTTTCCGGGCGCCCGGGAACTTGCCCGGCAGGACTCTGGCCCAGATGGCCCAGGGGCGCCCGGCACGATCATGACCGCCGAGGTGGAACTGGCCGGGCAGCGCCTGCGCATGGCTGACAGCCCCGTTGCCCATGCGTTGACCTTTACGCCCTTCCTGTCGCTGTTCGTGGATGGCCTCACGGCGGCGGACTTTGGGCGCGTATTTACCGGATTGTCGGAGGCTGGGGAAGTGCTGATGCCCACCGGGAACGACGGGTTCAGCACCCACTTCGCCTGGCGGAATGACCGTTTTGGCGCGTCCTGGCCGCTGAATGTGCCATGA
- a CDS encoding helix-hairpin-helix domain-containing protein, translating to MSEALPTGIGRPATRALTAAGLTTLAAVAQRSERELLALHGVGPRAVQLLRAALAAQGLGLRPG from the coding sequence ATGAGTGAGGCGCTGCCCACCGGTATTGGCCGTCCGGCCACCCGGGCCCTGACGGCCGCTGGCCTCACCACCCTGGCGGCCGTGGCCCAGCGCAGCGAGCGCGAATTGCTGGCCCTGCACGGCGTGGGCCCCAGGGCGGTGCAGCTCCTGCGCGCGGCCCTGGCGGCCCAGGGGCTGGGCCTGCGCCCCGGCTGA
- a CDS encoding molybdopterin oxidoreductase family protein, producing the protein MTALPARDVLLTCPLDCPDACRLKVTLTRGEDSQERMTKLTGDPAHPITRGFACAKTVHYPARANHPERPLYPLKRLNAKTEAPVWGRVSWDEALDDIAARLRQVLDTRGPQGLLRYNYAGTMGLMEGTHVHALFRALGAPELDETICATAGSEAWAMGYGTRYAVDPRDVAHARLIVLWGINSLSTNSHLTPHLTAARKAGARIIAVDPYRNRTAAYADEHLKLKPGTDAALALGVMHELFAHGWTDAEYIAEATVGIEDVQQAAAEWTPARTAEVTGLDADVIRAFAQAIGTTRPTYIRVGYGMTRHEHGGTNLRAVTLLPALTGDWRHRGGGCALSASGAFKLNRTRLGGAHLIRPDTPHVNMNEYARALHPEAGLGATVIYNCNPAVVAPDAGRVRAGLQRGDLLVVVLEQAMTETAQLADYVLPATTFAEHPDLYTSYGHHFLGYNHAELAAPGEARPNSWVMQQLARRLGVTEPSVYWTVDDLLAEVLNSGHPHLAGITPERLKAEGSVPLSLPDLFLPYAHGAETPSGKVQLSPAPQHREPRAALNAEYPVRLLTPPAHHFLNSTYGVLENLNRAEGSEPCVLVHPQDAQAYGLQDAGYARLESEIGAVRRRVKVTDAAQPGTAVVEGTWWGLSAPDGTSINELTAQTLTDLGGGSTFHNTRIRLVPVEG; encoded by the coding sequence ATGACGGCCCTGCCCGCGCGCGACGTGTTGCTCACCTGCCCCCTGGACTGCCCCGACGCCTGCCGGCTGAAGGTGACCCTCACGCGCGGCGAGGACAGCCAGGAACGCATGACCAAACTGACGGGCGACCCCGCGCATCCCATCACGCGCGGGTTTGCCTGTGCCAAAACCGTGCATTACCCCGCCCGCGCCAACCACCCCGAGCGGCCCCTGTACCCCCTGAAGCGCCTGAACGCCAAAACCGAGGCCCCGGTGTGGGGGCGGGTGAGCTGGGACGAGGCCCTGGACGACATCGCCGCCCGGCTGCGGCAGGTGCTGGACACCCGGGGCCCCCAGGGCCTGCTGCGCTACAACTACGCGGGCACCATGGGCCTGATGGAAGGCACCCACGTCCACGCGCTGTTCCGCGCGCTGGGCGCCCCGGAGCTGGACGAGACCATCTGCGCCACCGCCGGCAGCGAGGCCTGGGCCATGGGCTACGGCACGCGCTACGCCGTGGACCCGCGCGACGTGGCGCACGCCCGCCTGATCGTGCTGTGGGGCATCAATTCGCTGTCCACCAACAGCCACCTCACGCCGCACCTGACGGCCGCGCGCAAGGCCGGGGCGCGGATCATCGCGGTGGACCCCTACCGCAACCGCACCGCCGCTTACGCCGACGAGCACCTGAAACTGAAGCCCGGCACCGACGCCGCGCTGGCCCTGGGCGTGATGCACGAGTTGTTCGCCCACGGCTGGACCGACGCCGAGTATATCGCCGAGGCCACCGTGGGCATTGAGGACGTGCAGCAGGCCGCCGCCGAGTGGACCCCGGCGCGCACCGCCGAGGTGACTGGCCTGGACGCCGACGTGATCCGCGCCTTTGCCCAGGCGATTGGCACCACGCGGCCCACCTACATCCGCGTGGGCTACGGCATGACCCGCCATGAACACGGCGGCACCAACCTGCGCGCCGTGACCCTGCTGCCCGCCCTGACCGGCGACTGGCGCCACAGGGGCGGCGGCTGCGCCCTGAGTGCCAGCGGGGCCTTCAAACTTAACCGCACCCGGCTGGGCGGCGCGCACCTGATCCGCCCGGACACGCCGCACGTCAACATGAACGAGTACGCCCGCGCCCTGCACCCCGAAGCCGGCCTGGGCGCCACGGTGATCTATAACTGCAACCCCGCCGTGGTGGCCCCCGACGCCGGGCGGGTGCGCGCGGGCCTGCAGCGGGGCGACCTGCTGGTGGTGGTGCTGGAACAGGCCATGACCGAAACCGCCCAGCTGGCCGACTATGTGCTGCCCGCCACCACCTTTGCCGAACACCCGGACCTGTACACCAGTTACGGCCACCACTTCCTGGGCTACAACCACGCGGAACTGGCGGCCCCCGGCGAGGCCCGGCCCAATTCCTGGGTGATGCAGCAGCTTGCCCGCCGCCTGGGCGTGACCGAACCCAGCGTGTACTGGACGGTGGACGACCTGCTGGCCGAGGTGCTGAACTCCGGGCATCCACACCTCGCAGGCATCACCCCCGAGCGGCTGAAGGCCGAGGGCAGCGTGCCGCTGAGCCTGCCGGACCTCTTTTTGCCCTACGCCCACGGCGCCGAAACCCCCAGCGGCAAGGTGCAGCTGTCGCCCGCGCCGCAGCACCGCGAGCCCCGGGCGGCCCTGAACGCCGAGTACCCCGTGCGCCTGCTGACCCCCCCCGCGCACCATTTCCTGAATTCCACCTACGGCGTGCTGGAGAACCTGAACCGCGCCGAGGGCAGCGAGCCCTGTGTGCTGGTTCACCCGCAGGATGCCCAGGCGTACGGCCTGCAAGACGCCGGGTATGCCCGCCTGGAATCTGAAATCGGGGCGGTGCGCCGCCGCGTCAAGGTGACGGACGCCGCGCAGCCCGGCACGGCGGTGGTGGAAGGGACGTGGTGGGGGCTGTCGGCCCCCGACGGCACCAGCATCAACGAACTGACCGCGCAGACGCTGACCGATCTGGGCGGCGGCAGCACCTTCCACAACACCCGCATCCGGCTCGTGCCGGTGGAGGGCTAG
- a CDS encoding ArsC/Spx/MgsR family protein → MSDLQVQIFGTRKSKETRAAERFFKERKVKVHFVDLHERPISKGELTRFVQKYGLNALLDLDGKAYERSNLAYLRTTEEGVIARVIETPELLKLPLVRGGKVLAVGDDVEGWKAMVAPQ, encoded by the coding sequence ATGAGCGACCTTCAGGTGCAAATCTTCGGCACCCGCAAAAGCAAGGAGACGCGCGCCGCCGAGCGCTTTTTCAAGGAGCGCAAGGTCAAGGTGCATTTTGTGGACCTGCACGAGCGGCCCATCAGCAAGGGCGAACTGACGCGCTTTGTGCAGAAGTACGGCCTGAACGCCCTGCTGGACCTGGACGGCAAGGCCTACGAGCGCAGCAACCTCGCGTACCTGCGCACCACCGAAGAGGGCGTGATCGCCAGGGTGATCGAAACGCCCGAACTGCTGAAGCTGCCGCTGGTGCGCGGCGGCAAGGTGCTGGCCGTGGGCGACGATGTGGAGGGCTGGAAAGCGATGGTGGCCCCGCAGTGA
- the ruvB gene encoding Holliday junction branch migration DNA helicase RuvB translates to MTEPLDAALRPKTLTEYVGQERLKEKLTVYLQAAKGRREALDHTLLFGPPGLGKTTLAHIIAHELGVNIRVTSGPAIEKPGDLAAILTNSLEEGDVLFIDEIHRLGRVAEEHLYPAMEDFKLDIVLGQGPAARTIELPLPRFTLVGATTRPGLITAPMRSRFGIIEHLEYYTPEEIGINLMRDARLLGFGLTEESAIEIGARSRGTMRIAKRLLRRVRDYAEVAGESTIELPRAQDALDKLGLDSAGLDDRDKKYLETLIHRFAGGPVGVDTLATAISEDSLTLEDVYEPYLIQLGFIKRTPRGRVATAHAYDHLGLPLSGHPDDGPGFYAN, encoded by the coding sequence ATGACTGAACCGCTCGACGCCGCGCTGCGGCCCAAGACCCTGACGGAATATGTCGGGCAGGAGCGCCTGAAGGAGAAGCTGACGGTGTACCTCCAGGCCGCCAAGGGCCGGCGCGAGGCGCTGGACCACACGCTGCTCTTTGGCCCGCCCGGACTGGGCAAAACCACCCTGGCGCACATCATTGCCCACGAGCTGGGGGTGAATATCCGCGTGACCTCGGGGCCCGCCATTGAAAAGCCGGGCGATCTGGCGGCCATCCTCACCAACAGCCTGGAGGAAGGCGACGTGCTGTTCATTGACGAGATTCACCGTCTGGGCCGCGTGGCCGAAGAGCACCTGTACCCGGCGATGGAGGATTTCAAGCTGGACATCGTGCTGGGCCAGGGGCCAGCGGCGCGCACCATTGAGCTGCCCCTGCCGCGCTTTACCCTGGTGGGCGCCACCACCCGCCCCGGCCTGATCACCGCGCCCATGCGCAGCCGCTTTGGCATCATTGAGCATCTGGAGTACTACACCCCCGAGGAAATCGGGATCAACCTGATGCGCGACGCACGCCTGCTGGGGTTCGGGCTGACCGAGGAATCGGCCATTGAGATCGGCGCCCGCTCGCGCGGCACCATGCGCATTGCCAAGCGCCTGCTGCGCCGCGTGCGCGACTACGCCGAGGTGGCGGGCGAGAGCACCATTGAGCTGCCCCGCGCCCAGGACGCCCTGGACAAACTGGGCCTGGACAGCGCTGGCCTGGACGACCGCGACAAGAAGTACCTGGAAACCCTGATTCACCGCTTTGCCGGCGGCCCGGTGGGCGTGGACACCCTGGCCACCGCCATCAGCGAGGACTCGCTGACCCTGGAAGACGTGTACGAGCCCTACCTGATCCAGCTGGGCTTTATCAAGCGCACGCCCCGGGGCCGCGTGGCCACCGCGCACGCCTATGACCACCTGGGCCTGCCCTTGTCGGGGCACCCCGACGACGGTCCGGGCTTCTACGCCAACTGA
- a CDS encoding SCO family protein, whose translation MKPLTPRAVTAFLLLLAAILAALLLWRGRPAPLGGEALDDPKPLPALALLNERGQPTTLAASDGRLRLVFYGFVRCPDVCPVTLASLKNSYAALSPAQQQKVQVQFITVDPEHDTPAVVRAYLARFDPAFTGLTGKAATIDEAARQMFVANVKPLPAEDHSAHTGGQQGSGADNAQAAGAGAAQAARLHGDQVSVVDSQGRFVRVYGNAAVIDGTLDRDLPGLIRQYAN comes from the coding sequence ATGAAGCCCCTCACCCCCCGCGCCGTCACAGCCTTCCTGCTGCTGCTGGCCGCCATTCTGGCCGCCCTCCTGCTGTGGCGAGGCCGCCCGGCCCCCCTGGGGGGAGAGGCGCTGGACGACCCCAAACCCCTGCCCGCCCTGGCCCTGCTGAACGAACGCGGCCAGCCCACCACCCTGGCCGCCAGCGACGGCCGGCTGCGCCTGGTGTTCTACGGCTTCGTGCGCTGCCCGGATGTCTGCCCTGTCACGCTGGCCAGCCTGAAGAATTCCTACGCGGCCCTGAGCCCCGCGCAGCAGCAAAAGGTGCAGGTGCAGTTCATCACCGTGGACCCCGAACACGACACGCCCGCCGTGGTGCGTGCCTACCTGGCCCGATTTGACCCCGCCTTCACTGGCCTGACGGGCAAGGCGGCCACCATTGACGAGGCTGCCCGCCAGATGTTCGTGGCGAATGTCAAACCCCTGCCGGCCGAGGACCACAGCGCCCACACGGGTGGCCAGCAGGGCAGCGGCGCCGATAACGCCCAGGCCGCTGGCGCCGGCGCGGCCCAGGCGGCCCGGCTGCACGGTGATCAGGTGAGTGTGGTGGACAGCCAGGGCCGCTTCGTGCGGGTGTATGGCAACGCGGCGGTGATTGACGGCACCCTGGACCGCGACCTGCCCGGCCTGATCCGCCAGTACGCCAACTGA
- a CDS encoding general stress protein produces MESVVALFREPQQAQGVLQALQQRGFDRDHLGFALTDVVAEDDIAQRTGVSPEAGEPAGSASVIRGMIGGTLAGLALTVPIWLLLLAFPVTRIYQHGGVLGILFGVIGGAALGGLFGALAGSDHGDYVKLLRRMGVPAAQAEKFYQGLKGGHVLVIARDPSGARADEALSLMRKHGAVKLDDVVGGGRLQSERTGQDGH; encoded by the coding sequence ATGGAAAGCGTTGTGGCTCTCTTTCGCGAACCTCAGCAGGCCCAGGGCGTGCTGCAGGCCCTGCAACAGCGCGGCTTTGACCGCGACCACCTGGGCTTTGCCCTGACCGACGTGGTGGCGGAAGACGACATTGCGCAGCGCACCGGCGTGAGCCCCGAAGCCGGCGAACCGGCTGGCTCGGCCTCAGTGATTCGCGGCATGATCGGCGGCACCCTGGCGGGGCTGGCGCTGACCGTGCCCATCTGGCTGCTGCTGCTGGCTTTTCCGGTCACCCGGATTTACCAGCACGGCGGCGTGCTGGGCATTCTGTTCGGCGTGATCGGCGGCGCGGCCCTGGGCGGCCTGTTCGGCGCCCTGGCCGGCAGCGACCACGGCGACTACGTGAAGCTCCTGCGCCGCATGGGCGTGCCCGCCGCCCAGGCCGAGAAGTTCTACCAGGGCCTCAAGGGCGGCCACGTCCTGGTGATCGCCCGCGACCCCAGCGGCGCGCGCGCCGACGAAGCCCTGAGCCTGATGCGCAAACACGGCGCCGTGAAACTCGACGACGTGGTGGGCGGTGGCCGCCTGCAAAGCGAACGCACCGGCCAAGACGGCCACTAA
- a CDS encoding polyprenyl synthetase family protein, whose product MTGVAAVALPDAAFEARLREVLRSRVEFIELIGDDLVAAGGKRVRPLITYLAAQALGAGPGGATWRHVRDLGVGVELLHSASLLHDDLIDDADTRRGQQAAFRRFGNVVSVMSGDFMLSRLLGLLSGLPGSPELTRLFGETASVICEGEVLQFQVAAYADYSWANYLQVIHGKTAALTELAAVAPAVLLGVPAAEREALATYGREFGMAFQMQDDLLDLTGDEQRTGKPVGGDLREGKATGPVLHLLDGPHADEVREVLERRAAQPGDVARVQGLAQQSGALAATREEIRRRAARATSALQSLGSSEAQGALAGLAAREIERRS is encoded by the coding sequence ATGACTGGCGTGGCAGCGGTGGCCCTTCCCGACGCAGCGTTTGAAGCGCGCCTGCGCGAGGTGCTGCGTTCCCGCGTGGAGTTCATTGAGCTGATCGGGGACGATCTGGTGGCGGCGGGCGGCAAGCGCGTGCGGCCCCTGATCACCTACCTTGCCGCGCAGGCGCTGGGCGCCGGGCCCGGCGGGGCCACCTGGCGCCATGTGCGCGACCTGGGCGTGGGGGTGGAACTCCTGCACTCGGCCTCGCTGCTGCACGACGACCTGATTGACGACGCCGACACCCGCCGGGGCCAGCAGGCCGCCTTCCGGCGCTTTGGCAACGTGGTGAGCGTCATGAGCGGCGACTTTATGCTCTCGCGGCTGCTGGGGCTGCTCTCTGGCCTGCCCGGCAGCCCAGAGCTGACGCGCCTGTTCGGTGAGACGGCCAGCGTGATCTGCGAGGGCGAGGTGCTGCAGTTTCAGGTGGCCGCCTACGCTGATTACAGCTGGGCCAACTACCTGCAGGTCATCCACGGCAAGACCGCCGCCCTGACCGAACTGGCGGCTGTCGCTCCAGCGGTGCTGCTGGGGGTCCCGGCCGCCGAGCGCGAGGCCCTGGCCACCTACGGCCGCGAATTCGGCATGGCCTTTCAGATGCAAGACGACCTGCTGGACCTGACGGGCGACGAGCAGCGCACCGGCAAACCCGTGGGCGGCGACCTGCGCGAGGGCAAGGCCACCGGGCCGGTGCTGCACCTGCTGGACGGCCCCCACGCCGACGAGGTGCGCGAAGTTCTGGAGCGCCGCGCCGCCCAGCCTGGCGACGTGGCCCGCGTGCAGGGCTTGGCCCAGCAGAGCGGCGCTCTGGCCGCCACCCGCGAGGAAATCCGCCGCCGCGCCGCGCGGGCGACCTCGGCCCTGCAGTCATTGGGGTCCTCGGAGGCCCAGGGGGCCCTGGCCGGTCTGGCCGCCCGCGAGATCGAGCGCCGCAGCTAA
- a CDS encoding Glu/Leu/Phe/Val family dehydrogenase translates to MRASGLNWQGLMEQLQQALPYCEVTDQSLAYFKYPKRTVSVNLPVRMDDGSIRVFKGYRTVHSTSRGPSMGGVRLRAGVSAHECEVLAAIMTLKAAVADLPLGGAKGGVDVDPATLTPHELEGLTRRYTSELVELIGHNEDILAPDVGTDAQTMAWMLDTYTENTGTTSNGVVVGKPIPLGGSYGSKDARGRSAALVTARVFEAAGESLSRARVAVYGFGDVGRKAAQTLAAQGALVVAVSDQNGATFASAGLDLDALAAWREEKGTVAGFATDITPEEVTELDVDALMLAYDYGTIHAGNAHAIRARYVVEATNRAVLPEAERFLTGAGVQVIPDLIASIGGVIVNYLEWVQDASNFFWMEEEILAAIDLRVNAALDAVLATQRTCQTDLRTAAYALALNRLHSATVMRGVYP, encoded by the coding sequence ATGCGGGCATCAGGACTCAACTGGCAGGGCCTCATGGAGCAACTCCAGCAGGCGCTGCCCTATTGCGAGGTCACGGACCAGTCCCTCGCGTATTTCAAGTACCCCAAACGCACGGTCAGCGTGAACTTGCCGGTGCGCATGGACGACGGCAGCATTCGCGTGTTCAAGGGCTACCGCACGGTGCACAGCACCTCGCGCGGGCCCAGCATGGGCGGCGTGCGCCTGCGCGCCGGGGTCAGCGCCCACGAGTGCGAGGTGCTGGCCGCCATCATGACCCTGAAAGCGGCGGTGGCCGACCTGCCGCTGGGCGGCGCCAAGGGCGGCGTGGACGTGGACCCGGCCACCCTGACCCCCCACGAACTGGAAGGCCTGACCCGGCGCTACACCAGCGAACTGGTGGAACTCATTGGCCACAACGAGGACATCCTGGCGCCGGACGTGGGCACCGACGCCCAGACCATGGCCTGGATGCTCGACACCTACACCGAGAACACCGGCACCACCAGCAACGGCGTGGTGGTGGGCAAACCCATTCCCCTGGGCGGCAGCTACGGCAGCAAGGATGCCCGGGGGCGCTCGGCGGCGCTGGTGACCGCACGGGTGTTCGAGGCGGCGGGCGAGAGCCTCAGCCGCGCGCGCGTGGCGGTGTACGGCTTTGGCGATGTGGGCCGCAAGGCCGCCCAGACGCTGGCCGCCCAGGGCGCGCTGGTGGTGGCCGTGAGTGACCAGAACGGCGCGACCTTTGCCAGCGCGGGCCTGGACCTGGACGCCCTGGCCGCGTGGCGCGAGGAGAAGGGCACAGTGGCGGGCTTTGCCACCGACATCACCCCCGAAGAAGTGACCGAGCTGGACGTGGACGCCCTGATGCTGGCCTACGACTACGGCACCATTCATGCGGGCAACGCCCACGCCATCCGCGCGCGCTACGTGGTGGAGGCCACCAACCGCGCCGTGCTGCCCGAAGCCGAGCGCTTCCTGACGGGCGCGGGCGTGCAGGTGATTCCTGACCTGATTGCCAGCATTGGCGGCGTGATCGTGAACTACCTGGAATGGGTACAGGACGCCAGCAACTTCTTCTGGATGGAAGAGGAGATTCTGGCCGCTATTGATCTGCGGGTGAACGCGGCGCTGGACGCCGTCCTCGCCACGCAGCGCACCTGCCAGACCGACCTGCGCACGGCGGCCTATGCCCTGGCTTTAAATCGCCTGCACAGCGCCACTGTGATGCGCGGGGTGTACCCGTAA
- a CDS encoding Glu/Leu/Phe/Val family dehydrogenase, producing the protein MTTTHDPANTAGPQTGAHAIPSYLDPNNIGPYEIYLEQVERVTPYLGKLAYWAETLKRPKRILVVDVPIHLDDGTVAHFEGYRVQHNTSRGPAKGGIRYHQDVTLSEVMALSAWMTVKNAAVNLPYGGGKGGIRIDPRKYSTGELERLTRRYTTEIGLIIGPDKDIPAPDVNTNPQTMAWMMDTYSMNVGRTATGVVTGKPVSLGGSLGRGDATGRGVFVTGAEAMKKLGMPMQGARIAVQGFGNVGEAAARIFHEHGAKVVAIQDVTGTIYSEAGIDPAAALAHLRRTGKITELPGSEELKRDEFWTVPCDVMIPAALEKQITLANAGQIQAKLIVEGANGPTVPAADDLLAERGVTVVPDVLANAGGVTVSYFEWVQDFSSFFWTEDEINKRLDRIMSEAFLSLWDVKEKHGVTLRTAVYIVACTRVLEARALRGLYP; encoded by the coding sequence ATGACCACCACGCACGACCCCGCCAACACCGCTGGCCCCCAGACCGGCGCGCACGCCATTCCCAGCTACCTGGACCCCAACAACATCGGGCCGTACGAGATTTACCTGGAGCAGGTGGAGCGCGTCACGCCCTACCTGGGCAAGCTGGCCTACTGGGCCGAGACCCTTAAGCGGCCCAAGCGCATTCTGGTTGTGGACGTGCCCATTCACCTTGACGACGGCACGGTGGCGCACTTTGAGGGCTACCGCGTGCAGCACAACACCTCGCGCGGCCCGGCCAAGGGCGGCATCCGCTACCACCAGGACGTGACCCTGTCCGAAGTCATGGCGCTGTCGGCCTGGATGACGGTGAAAAACGCCGCCGTAAACCTGCCCTACGGGGGCGGCAAGGGCGGCATCCGCATTGATCCGCGCAAGTATTCCACCGGGGAACTGGAGCGCCTGACCCGCCGCTACACCACCGAGATCGGCCTGATCATCGGCCCGGACAAGGACATTCCGGCCCCCGACGTGAACACCAACCCGCAGACAATGGCGTGGATGATGGACACCTACTCCATGAACGTGGGCCGCACGGCCACCGGCGTGGTGACGGGCAAGCCCGTGTCTCTGGGCGGCAGCCTGGGGCGCGGCGACGCCACCGGGCGCGGCGTGTTCGTGACCGGCGCCGAGGCCATGAAGAAGCTGGGCATGCCCATGCAGGGCGCGCGCATTGCCGTGCAGGGCTTCGGCAACGTGGGCGAGGCCGCCGCGCGCATCTTCCACGAGCACGGCGCCAAGGTCGTGGCCATTCAGGACGTGACGGGCACCATCTACAGCGAGGCGGGCATTGACCCGGCCGCCGCCCTGGCCCACCTGCGCCGCACCGGCAAGATCACCGAACTGCCCGGCAGCGAGGAACTGAAGCGCGACGAGTTCTGGACCGTGCCCTGCGACGTCATGATTCCCGCCGCCCTGGAAAAGCAGATCACCCTGGCGAACGCCGGGCAGATTCAGGCCAAGCTGATCGTGGAAGGCGCCAACGGCCCCACCGTGCCCGCCGCCGACGACCTGCTCGCCGAACGCGGCGTCACGGTCGTGCCCGACGTGCTGGCCAACGCGGGCGGCGTGACGGTGTCGTACTTTGAATGGGTGCAGGATTTCTCCTCGTTCTTCTGGACGGAAGACGAGATCAACAAGCGCCTGGACCGCATCATGAGCGAGGCGTTCCTGAGCCTGTGGGACGTCAAAGAGAAGCACGGCGTGACCCTGCGCACCGCCGTCTACATCGTGGCCTGCACCCGCGTGCTCGAAGCGCGCGCGCTGCGGGGCCTGTACCCCTGA